Proteins from a single region of Gemmatimonadaceae bacterium:
- a CDS encoding alpha-D-glucose phosphate-specific phosphoglucomutase: protein MPTVRDVPTTPFSDQKPGTSGLRKRTVVFQQPHYLENFVQALLDVAALPADGTLIVGGDGRFLNYEAIGTIIRMAAANGIRRIMVGQGGLLSTPAASHLIRLHGAGGIILSASHNPGGPEGDFGIKYNAGNGGPAPESFTNAVATRAGALTSYRIADLDTIPLDTVGTHAIGDVSVIVVDPVAEYATLMESLFDFEAIRALFAGGFFMRFDAMHAITGPYATEILEKRLGAPAGTVINGTPLPDFGGGHPDPNLTYAHDLVEELFGDAAPDFGAASDGDGDRNMVLGKRFFVTPSDSLAILAANATLAPGYAAGIAGVARSMPTSAAVDRVAAAMQLPCFETPTGWKFFGNLLDAGRITLCGEESFGTGSNHVREKDGLWAVLFWLNIVAARKQSVEQVVREHWATYGRNYYTRYDYEEVPSDAAAGIMDQLRAQQPEAPGQTIAGRRITAADDFSYHDPIDGSTSTHQGLRFLFDDGSRIIYRLSGTGTAGATLRVYIESYVPGPDGLDRDPQDALKDLVAAALDLAQIPSRTGRSAPTVIT from the coding sequence ATGCCGACCGTGCGCGACGTCCCCACCACGCCCTTCAGTGACCAGAAGCCCGGCACCTCGGGTCTGCGTAAGCGCACCGTCGTGTTCCAGCAGCCGCACTATCTCGAGAACTTCGTGCAGGCGCTGCTCGATGTCGCCGCCCTGCCCGCCGACGGCACGCTGATCGTCGGCGGCGACGGCCGCTTCCTCAACTACGAGGCGATCGGCACCATCATCCGCATGGCCGCCGCCAACGGCATCCGCCGCATCATGGTCGGCCAGGGCGGCCTGCTCTCCACGCCCGCCGCCTCGCACCTCATCCGCCTCCACGGCGCCGGCGGCATCATCCTCTCGGCCAGCCACAATCCCGGCGGCCCCGAGGGTGACTTCGGCATCAAGTACAACGCCGGCAACGGCGGCCCCGCCCCTGAGTCGTTCACCAACGCGGTCGCGACGCGCGCCGGCGCACTCACGTCGTACCGCATCGCCGATCTCGACACCATCCCGCTCGACACCGTCGGCACCCACGCCATCGGAGACGTCTCGGTCATCGTCGTCGATCCCGTGGCCGAGTACGCGACGCTGATGGAGTCGCTGTTCGACTTCGAGGCGATCCGCGCGCTGTTCGCCGGCGGCTTCTTCATGCGATTCGACGCCATGCACGCCATCACCGGCCCGTACGCCACCGAGATCCTCGAGAAGCGACTGGGCGCACCCGCCGGCACGGTCATCAACGGCACCCCGCTCCCCGATTTCGGCGGTGGGCACCCCGACCCCAACCTCACCTACGCGCACGACCTGGTCGAGGAGCTCTTCGGCGACGCGGCCCCCGACTTCGGCGCCGCCTCCGATGGCGACGGCGACCGCAACATGGTCCTCGGGAAGCGCTTCTTCGTGACACCATCCGACAGCCTCGCGATCCTCGCCGCGAACGCGACCCTCGCGCCGGGCTACGCCGCGGGCATTGCCGGTGTCGCACGCTCCATGCCCACCAGCGCCGCGGTGGACCGCGTCGCGGCCGCGATGCAGCTGCCCTGCTTCGAGACGCCCACCGGCTGGAAGTTCTTCGGCAACCTGCTCGACGCCGGCCGCATCACCCTCTGCGGCGAGGAGAGTTTCGGCACCGGCTCCAACCACGTTCGCGAGAAGGACGGCCTCTGGGCGGTGCTCTTCTGGCTCAACATCGTCGCCGCCCGCAAACAGTCGGTGGAGCAGGTCGTGCGTGAGCACTGGGCGACGTACGGCCGCAACTACTACACGCGCTACGACTACGAGGAAGTGCCGAGTGATGCCGCGGCGGGCATCATGGACCAGCTGCGCGCACAGCAACCCGAGGCGCCAGGCCAGACCATCGCCGGCCGCCGCATCACCGCCGCCGACGACTTCTCGTACCACGACCCCATCGACGGCAGCACCAGCACCCACCAGGGGCTCCGTTTCCTCTTCGACGATGGCAGCCGCATCATCTACCGCCTCAGCGGCACCGGCACCGCCGGCGCCACGCTGCGCGTCTACATCGAGAGCTACGTCCCCGGCCCCGATGGCCTCGACCGCGATCCGCAGGACGCCCTCAAGGACCTCGTCGCCGCCGCCCTCGACCTCGCCCAGATCCCGTCCCGCACCGGCCGTTCCGCTCCGACCGTCATCACCTGA